ATCCTTTGTTTTTATGATGTTGTATGCGTTGTATATCGTCAGTTTCaaccataaaaatcatcaaatgaaaTTAAGAAAGTTTACAAATCATATGTATCAAAGAAATTGATGACAGCTTTATCCAATAACCAGGATGTAGGGTACTTTATTAATTTGAGAGATGTTATCCGTACCACTCTTTTTGATAAATCTACCATAATGCACAACGTACACGGCAGACTATATAAGTTATTAATACAATAGTGTGgtaaatgtattaaaaaaagtATTACTAATATCACTGCATTATTAATTTAGCTGTAGTCTGTAACTATTTTTAGTGGGCCAACTGTAATCCCATATCCATCATGCTTCTTCGGCTCTTCTCATCCAAACAGTTGTGGAAAAGATTAGGATCAATGAGAAAAATAACTCAAATGAAGTTCAATTCAGTCAAACATGAATTATATAATGCGTAGTTTATATTTCTTTATGCACACTATGGACTTGATAACTTAATGATCACCGCCAAGAGACGAGTTGGTGGTGGCCTAGAGATAAAGGACTTGTTCTCTAAGGGATGGGTGAAAATACCCGAAGGTGCCAAGTTCGAATCCTAGGAACAAAATATATATCCCCTCTTATGGCCAACGACCCCCAACTACCCAAAAAGCTGGTGGACGCCCTGTGATTAGTCGGGTCACAAAATGAGTCGGATACCTTGGTTACACAAAAAAACAAAGGGCCAGTcaattgtaagtttgtaactaCATACAGAACCTTATCTTAATTATTTGCCAAGTGGATTCATGTGCTCTATAAATAACCCAAGATTTCTTGAGGAAATGAATTACGGACACCAACATAGatgaataaaaataactaaGTATTGACGCCAACCAAATTGATTCGTGACACAAATGGTTAGCCAAGTCACAAGTAATTTACTAAAACAGAGAATAGTCCCCTAAGATGTATTCTGGAGCATAAAACAGAAACAATCATAATAAACTTCGTATTTGGTCATATCTACTGCGTTGTAAAAGCAGATTGAACCTTGTTACATACAGTTGATGTGATGAAAGAAAATACTAGCTCAAACTCGAGAGAAGAATGCAGCAGCAGCAAAAGATTGACTAAACAAGTGATCCAAACATATACACAGAGTGTATAAAGAAAGGCTAataatcatttcatttcaacaaACTACAAGTTTTTAAGTGAATCACCAGCTCCTTGGAAAAAACAATAGGAAAGTACAAAATCAGCTATAAAGATACCGACAAGAGATATAACGACAGCAGAAGTAGTTGATTCTCCAACACCTTTAGCACCTCCCATGGTGGTAACCCCCCATGCGCAGCTCACAACTGATATAATCCCCCCAAACACTTGAGACTTAAGCATTGCGCTAATTATATCCCACGGTCTAAGAGCTCTCTGAGCAGAAtccaatataatatttatactaATCCCATAAACTCCATCTGCCAGAAGAGCACTCGATGCCATCCCCACTGTAAAACATATTAACGTCAAGAAAGGTAGAGCCACACAAGAAGCAATTACCCGTGGAGTTACCAGATAGTCAACCGGATCAGAGCCTAATACTCGCAGTGTGTCAGTTTGCTCCGACACTTGCATTGTTCCCAATTCTGCAGCAAATGCACTACCAATACGTCCTGCAACCACTATGGAAGTAACTACAGGGCTCAATTCCCGTGCAAAAGCTAGAGCCAGGACCCCACCAACGGCTCTGTTTAGCCCTAACCTGGTGAACTCCCTAACAAACTGGATGGTGAAGGCCATGCCAACAAAGGCAGATGTTAAAAGACAGACACCAACAGACTTGGGACCCACTCTATCTAGCTGTTGGAGAGTGTTTTTCCAGTGGATTTTCCCTCTAAATGTCCTCATGATCACCTGTCCGGCTAGAACAAAAACCGATAGCCCACGCCATAGGTACATAGGAGGGGCCCATTTGGTGAACAACTGCACTTGTGGATTAGGATTTGGTGCATTGTTTGTGTCAATGTCTTCAGATACGTAAACAGATGATGGATGACCGTCGTTAATGTTTGAGCTTGCAGAGACAAGCCTGGATTTGGTAAAACATCCAAAACTATGACCACTCTCAACTCTTTTACTCAATCGAAGACTATGGAGAGGTTGACACTGAATCGGGTTTGTGATTTTCGTCGATCCTCTTCTGCAACTTACAGAAGATTTCATAACAAATCGGGTAGATGTTAGCAAAATGCATTGAACCACAAGTGTGTGTTATTAACATAcccatatatatgttaataaacaTTTTATCAAGAAAATGATACCTGTGATTAAAGTACAAGGGTAAACAAAGATAGGCAGCTGATTCCATGATTAATGCCGTCCGCCCGCTAGTCTTCTATCCTACAAAGCAAATTTTAGTAAAAATCCTAAAATCAGGAAACTTGGAATATATCATTTTTACAACTTTCTCTGCTCCCCCACACACAAAGAAAACATATTTTGTGACACAATTCATAAAAGTCTGTTTATTATAAGAAGccgcaatatatatatacatatatatatgatgttgtTGAGATAGAGATATATTACACCAGAATTGGAAGCATCAAAAGTCAAAGGAAGATAAAACCTAATTGAactctaattaatttattaggGTTTCGCAGAGAGACAGTATACAATTAGCTCTAGTATTATACCTGAATTTGCCCTAATCACGGACCACACGACGGACAATCGCCGGGAAATTGCTGCAAGACGGCGGAAATGATGAGTAGGTTAACTATCTATCATATAAAACCTTGAAATATGGCATAACTacaaattaaccccttttttcTACCCAATTATATGACTTATTTGTTGACCAGTACAGTCAGTAATCGAATAGTTAATTACCATTTTTAAATGGAAAGCGATCTATACATCATTAATTTTTGGAAATACACCACCAACTGTGTTTTACAGTATTGTACTGTACAACCCAATAATGCATATTTTGTGGTGTATCGTCAAAAActggtggtgtacaga
The Erigeron canadensis isolate Cc75 chromosome 2, C_canadensis_v1, whole genome shotgun sequence DNA segment above includes these coding regions:
- the LOC122587461 gene encoding protein TRIGALACTOSYLDIACYLGLYCEROL 1, chloroplastic isoform X1, which translates into the protein MESAAYLCLPLYFNHSCRRGSTKITNPIQCQPLHSLRLSKRVESGHSFGCFTKSRLVSASSNINDGHPSSVYVSEDIDTNNAPNPNPQVQLFTKWAPPMYLWRGLSVFVLAGQVIMRTFRGKIHWKNTLQQLDRVGPKSVGVCLLTSAFVGMAFTIQFVREFTRLGLNRAVGGVLALAFARELSPVVTSIVVAGRIGSAFAAELGTMQVSEQTDTLRVLGSDPVDYLVTPRVIASCVALPFLTLICFTVGMASSALLADGVYGISINIILDSAQRALRPWDIISAMLKSQVFGGIISVVSCAWGVTTMGGAKGVGESTTSAVVISLVGIFIADFVLSYCFFQGAGDSLKNL
- the LOC122587461 gene encoding protein TRIGALACTOSYLDIACYLGLYCEROL 1, chloroplastic isoform X2 — encoded protein: MESAAYLCLPLYFNHRRGSTKITNPIQCQPLHSLRLSKRVESGHSFGCFTKSRLVSASSNINDGHPSSVYVSEDIDTNNAPNPNPQVQLFTKWAPPMYLWRGLSVFVLAGQVIMRTFRGKIHWKNTLQQLDRVGPKSVGVCLLTSAFVGMAFTIQFVREFTRLGLNRAVGGVLALAFARELSPVVTSIVVAGRIGSAFAAELGTMQVSEQTDTLRVLGSDPVDYLVTPRVIASCVALPFLTLICFTVGMASSALLADGVYGISINIILDSAQRALRPWDIISAMLKSQVFGGIISVVSCAWGVTTMGGAKGVGESTTSAVVISLVGIFIADFVLSYCFFQGAGDSLKNL